The [Clostridium] celerecrescens 18A genomic sequence CCCAGGCCGCCGTAGAGCTGCTTTACCACGATAATGGCAAATACACCGCCCAGAAACGGAATCCATAAAGGAATGGCCGGAGGCATATTAAGGCCCAGGATCATTCCGGTCACCAGAGCACTTCCATCGCTCACGGTAATGGGTTTTCCCATAAGGGATTCAAATACATATTCACTAAGAACACAGGACAATACACTGATCAGTAAAATCAGCGCTGCTTTCACCCCGAACTGATATACACCATACGCAGACGCAGGAATCATGGCAATGGCAACATCCAGCATAATATTCTGTGTTGTAACCTGATCCCTGACATGAGGTGATGATGATACGTTTAACAATTTACTCATGCTTCCTCCTCCTACGCTTTCTTTCTGCTTGCCGCAACTTCTTTGCGCATTTCTTTAAATGCCTGGGTAAGAGGTCTTCTGGCCGGGCAAATATATGCACAGCAGCCGCATTCGCAGCATTCCATGCCGTTTAATTTTACAAACCGTTCCAGGTCAGACCGTTCCGCCGCATCCATGATCATCTGCGGAACAATATTGCCCGGACATACCTTAACGCATCTTCCGCATCGGATGCAGGCACTAGGTGCATTAACTGCCACCTCGTCTTTTGTCAGACAGGTAAGGGCAGAGGAAGTCTTTGTGACAGGAATATTAAAATTAAACAAAGCCTGCCCCATCATAGGACCTCCGGAAATCACCTTTTCCGGTTCCGTCTTAAAGCCGCCGGAAGCTTCTATCAGCTCGGTGTAGCTGGTTCCGGTCCGGACATTATAGTTCTGTGGATTTGCTATGGCATCACCGGTCACCGTAATGATACGGCGGATCAAAGGAATGCCCTTTGCAACCGCATTATAAATTGAAATCACCGTATCCACATTATCTACCATACAGCCTGCATCTGCCGGAAGCATGGTGGAATTAATCTTTCTTCCTGTTACGGCATAGATCAAAGTACGCTCGCCGCCCTGGGGATATTTAGTCTGTAAAGGACAGACAGTGATTCTCGGTTCATCCTTTACAAGCTCTGTCATGAGCTTGATCGCTTCCGGTTTGTTGCTCTCAATGCCGATCACGCCCTTTGCATTGTCAAACAGCTGAAGGATTATGTTTAGCCCTTTTATGATGCTCTCCGGCTCTTCCAACATCATCCGGTAATCAGAAGTTAAGTACGGCTCGCATTCCGCACCGTTGACAATGATTGTATCGATCTTTGATTCATCCTTTGGCGTCAGCTTCACATGAGTTGGAAATCCGGCGCCGCCAAGACCTACAACTCCTGCTTCTTTTACAAGATTCCTGATCTCTTCCTTTGATAAGGTCTTTGGATCACGCTCTTTGCCATATCCTTCCACCGTCTGATACTTTCCGTCGTTTTCAATGATAACGGACGGAACCATAGAGCCGTTTGCAACCATTCTTGGTTCAATGGTTTTTACCGTTCCTGAAACAGAGCTGATCACGCATGCAGAAATAAAGCCACCCGGCTCCCCGATTTTCTGTCCAACCAGCACCTGATCACCAGCCGCTACCAAAGGTTTCGCCGGCGCACCGATATGCTGGGATAAGGGGAACACCATCTCGCCTTTTGGCTGCAGCACTTGTACAGGTTTATTTTCCGACAATTCTTTTCCTTCATAAGGATGAATGCCGCCTTTAAATGTAGCCAGACCCATTTAACTAACCCTCTTTCTCTACAATTCTTTATCTCTCCTAGCAAAATTTCAGCATTTTGCCACCTGAAACAGTATAACATAATTTAGTAACCGAAACAATGCATAAATACATATTGTATACTGTGTTTTATATACAATTCTCCTTACTTATCACGAATGAAACAGGGTCTCAGACCCCATTTTTATGTTAAATAAATAACAATTTTAACAGAAAAATTTCTGGTATGTTTTCATAAAAATACATTTATTTCGACTATCTTTTTGTAATTCCTGATAAACAGCCTTTTTTTGACAGTGTTTTCAATTTTATACACGATAGTTCGTTAAAATTTTGCTAAATATTTATAATATGGATAGGCTCTTCTACTTTTTCTATGAAGTATTATTATGGTTCTCTCGCCTTATTTATTAGAAATTTTAATAAATAAAGAGGAGCATTGTGATAACGAAATCACGAATGTCTCCGTGACTGCCGTTTCTTCCAATGCTCCCCTTAGGATATGCAGTCCGGGGGCTTTGTCTAATCCAGTTCCACTGCCCCGGTATAAAGCTGATAATATCTGCCTTTTTGTTTCAGTAAATCCTCGTGATCTCCTCGCTCAATGATCTCACCGTTTTCCAAGACCATAATGGCATTGGCATTGCGTACCGTAGAAAGGCGGTGGGCAATCACAAACGTAGTCCGGTTCGCCATGAGACGGTCCATCCCCCGTTCAATATGCTTTTCCGTTCTGGTATCCACGGAGCTGGTCGCTTCATCAAGAATCAGAACCGGTGCCTTTGAAATCGCAGCCCTTGCAATGTTTAAAAGCTGTCTCTGCCCCTGGCTTAAGTTGGCCCCATCACCTTCTAAAAGCGTATCAAAGCCAGCAGGCAGTCTCATGATAAAGGAATAAGCGGAGGCCGTCTTTGCCGCCTGGATCACCTCTTCATCCGTTGCCTCAAGCCTTCCGTAACGGATGTTTTCCATAACGGTTCCTGTAAACAAATGGGTATCCTGAAGGACCATAGCAATATTATGGCGCAGGTTTTCCCGTTTGATGTGACGGATATCCACTCCGTCGATGGTAATTTCACCGCTCTGAATATCGTAGAAACGGTTCAGAAGATTTGTGATCGTGGTTTTTCCTGCTCCGGTAGAACCCACAAAGGCGATCTTCTGCCCGGGTTTTGCATAAAGGCTTAAATCCTTTAAAATCACTTTGCCTGGGTCATAGCCAAAGGTCACATGGTTTAATTCCACATATCCGTTCATCGGATCAAGCTCAGCCGCATCTTCGTCATCTGCAGGCTCCGGCTCCTCATCCATAACGGCAAATACTCGTTCTGCTCCTGCAAGAGCGGAGAATACATTGGTTACCTGCATGGACATCTCATTGATCGGACGGCCGAACTGCCTGGAAAAGCTTAAGAATACGGTCAGACCGCCCACATCAAAGCCTCGGAGCACACAGAGAAGTCCTCCGATGCATGCAGTCAGAATATAGTTCAACTGGCTTAAATTTCCCATGACCGGCATCATCACGCTGCCATAAAACTGTGCGTGGATCATGTTGTTCCTTAGATCATCATTGAGGATTTCGAATTCTTCTTCTGCAACGTCTTCATGACAGAACACCTTTACTACCTTCTGGCCGCTGATAATTTCTTCAATATATCCATTTACAGCACCAAGAGAGCTTTGCTGAGCGGAAAAAAACTTCTGGCTTCTTGACGCCACAAAGCCGCCCACCCTCATCATAACAGGAATCATGATTATGGTCACCAGAGTCAACCAGATATTTGTATATATCATAAGCACCAGGGTACCTATAATGCTTAAGACTCCGGTAAAAAGCTGGACCAGGGTGCTGCTTAGCATCTGACCGATGGTATCCACATCATTGCTGAACCGGCTCATCAGATCACCGGTGTTATTGGTGTCATAAAACCGTACCGGCAGGGTCTGAATTTTGCTGAATAAATCATCCCTGATCTTTTGGAGGGCATTTTGCGCAACCGTCAGCATAATTCTGGATTGAGCATAGTTAGCAATAACACCGATGAGAAAAACGGCAGCCATAGCCGCAAGACCTTTTGCAAGGCCTGACACACTTCCCAGCCCGCCTCCGGGAGGTGCGATATATTGATTTATAATGGGTCTTAGCATATAAGAACCGGCTAACGTCGCAAGCGTACCAATAATGACGCAGACAAACGCCGCTCCCATGTAAAACTTATATTCATTTAAATAAGACATAAGGCGCCGGATGGTTTCTTTGGCGTTTTTCGGGAGGCGGCCCTTGATCTGCCGGCCGCCTCCATTCCCACCCATGGGTCCATGACTTTTGACTGGCTGGGAAGACCGGCTATAACGCCTTTTTAAGCTGTTTATTTTCTTTTGCTCATCCATTATGCACCTTCCTCCTTATCCAAATCTCTCTGGGAATAGTAAATTTCCTGATAAGCCTCGCAGGACTTTAGCAGCTGTTCATGGGATCCCATACCTACGATCTGTCCGTCATCAAGCACGATGATCTTATCCGAGCTTTCCACGGATCCGATCCGCTGGGCAATGATGAATTTGGTAGTGTCTTTCAGGGTCGTCTGGAAGCACTGGCGGATACGGGCTTCGGTTGCTGTGTCCACAGCAGAGGTGCTGTCATCCAGAATCAGTATTTTCGGCTTCTTTAAAAGAGCCCTGGCAATGCAAAGTCTTTGTTTCTGGCCTCCAGATACATTGGAACCTCCCTGGCCCAGATCCGTGCTATATCCATCCTTAAAATTAGTAACAAAGCCATCAGCCTGAGCACTTTCCGCCATTAGGATGATTTCTTCCATGGAGGCATTCTCATCACCCCAGCGGAGATTTTCTTCAATGGTTCCTGAAAAAAGGACATTTTTCTGTAAAACCATTCCGACACCTTCCCGAAGGTTCCTGATGGAATAATCCCTTACATCAATGCCATCCACCAGAACTTGTCCTTCATCCGCATCGTAAAGGCGGGGGATCATCTGTACGAGTGATGTCTTTCCGCTTCCTGTAGAGCCAATGATTCCAATGGTTTCTCCAGGCTCTGCAGTAAAATTAATGTGTTTTAAAACCATTTCATCCATTCCCTTTACATACTGGAAGGAAACATCACGAAATTCCACCTTACCGCTTGTAACCTGGGCTGATAGTTCAGAAGCATGTTCATCTGTCAAATCGATCTCTGTATCCAGAACCTCTCTGACACGCCTTAAGGAAGCCATGGCCCTGGAAGCCTGCAAAAACACCATGGATAACAGCATCAGGGACATGAGGATCTGTACGATGTAGGTGGTAAACGCCGTTAAATCACCTACGGGCATCTTACCTGCTATAATGAGATTGCCCCCATACCAGACCACAGCAAGGGTCGTGACGTTCATGGCAAGCATCATCACCGGCATACTGGTTATAACAATCTTCATGGCATCAAGGCTGCCTTCCTTTAAATCCCGGTTAGTGGCCTGAAATTTCTTTTCCTCAAAATCTTCCCTGACAAAGGACTTAATGACACGCACATTGGTCAAGGCTTCCTGCACACCGGAGTTTAAGCGGTCGATCTTCTTTTGCATTACCTCAAAGCGCGGAAATGCCGCCTTTAAAATCAAAAAGATACCAAAGACCAGCAAAGGAATCACCACCAGAAGTATTACCATCAGCTGGCGGTTCATGAGATAGGCCATAATAAGGCCGCCGATCAGCAGGCCCGGGGCCCTAAAAAGCAGACGCAGGCTCATCATGACCACATTTTGAATCTGCTGGATATCATTGGTCAACCTGGTAACCAATGACCCTGTGCTGAAATCATCAATATTCTTAAAGGAAAACTGCTGGACTTTATGAAACACATCCTTTCTCAGGTCTGTGCTGAAGCAAATAGATGCTTTGGAGGAAAAATAGGATGCTCCGATACCTCCCGCCGCCATGACAACGGCGATGGCAACCATTCTGCCTCCCATTTTTAAAATGTATTCTACATCTCTTTCGGCAATTCCGTTGTTAATGATCAGGGACGTCAGCCTGGGAAGCATGATCTCACCAAACACTTCCGTTAACATTAAGAGGGGCGCCAGTATAAAAGCTCCCAGATAAGGCCTGATATATTTCCAATATCGTTTCAAGTTATTAATCCTCTCTTTCTGTCGTATCCTTTTCTAAAGGGAGATGAGATAAATTATTATATACACGATCCAGGTATTGCCCTATAGCAGCCATTTCATCCGCTGAAAAATCACGAAACATCCGTTCTTCTACATTATGAAAAAATTCCCGGCTATGCTTTACCGTGTGTTTTCCCTTCTCCGTCAGACAAAGCTTATTCATCCGGTTATCCTCCTGATCCACCACCCTGGTGATGTACCCACCTTTTTCCAGCTTCTTTACCGATACCGCTATGGTGGCAGTGGATACATAAAGGCGTTCTGCAATCTCCTTCTGGGATACATTGGAATGGTCAGCCAGCATCATAAGAATCTGATGCTGGCTGCGGTATACCCCTGTCTCCTTCAGGCGTTCATCCAGAATATACCGGTGCAGCTTCATAATCCTCATATATCTTACCATCACGCCGTGGGCCGGTGAAAAATCTCCCTTAAGTCCCTTATCCCGGAATGGGCACATTGGTTTCATTTGCAAATATTCCCCTTTCTGTTAGCTTCCTAATAATTAGCTAATTAACTATGTAGTAGTATATCACCATTTTTTCCGGTTTGCAACCCGGAAAATTTTGAAAATTTTATGAATTTTCTTAATAGCATAACCTATTATTAAACTTCCATTCCATGTCCAAAAAACTTTTATATCCACTCTGCCTGTAAGATTTTACACCCGTTCTATTCCCCTGGGTATCTCCATGGCATTGGACAGCTGAATCATCTGATCCCTCAGCTCTAAGTACTCCTTGCTGCTCATGTCCTTGATCGGCCTTTGCCTTTCGTATAATTTATGCATTTCCCCATTTTTTATAGAAAAGCTTTCCGGTGTATGATACTGTATTTCAAAAATCTGGCCATTAGGCGAATATAAGGTGGTGTTGATCCCCTTATAAGGACTCTGCCTGTCAAGCCAGTAATTTTTAATTTCAACCGTATGAAAGCCAGCTTCCCAATAAAGCTCCATGGCTATTAAAACCTTCTCCGCAAGCTCTTCTGCAGGAGCTGTATAGGTATATCTCAATATGTCCTTAACCTCGTATCTCTGGCAGCCAGGGTCGTATTTCCTTTGAAGCTTTTCCAAATAAGAATCCCTGGATTTTATGCGGTTTTCTACACCTGCCATATCCATTCCAGTCCGCCCTGCCATTGCTCTGACCTGTCTTGTAATTTTAGGTTCACACACCGCAGCCCTGATGTAACAGGACATTCCTTTTATCTGAGGTCTGATAACCCCATGATCATACTGCTTTTCAACGGCCAGTCGGTTCCGCCACATTTTCTCCCCACGCATTGTACCAAATTTCCTTTGACATTTTTATCATATCTTTCAGTATATGCACCATTCCCGGAAATTGTGTCTGTAACATTACCTGACCGATGAAGATAATCCTGCAGGCGGATATTTATGTAAAAGCGGAGGCCTCAATTTATAAGCAGGCCCCCGCTTCTATTATCTCTATTCGAAAAAATCTTCTTGAAAATCACGGCCAAAATTGCGGTCACGATCACAGTCACGATCGCGGTCACGATCACGGTCACGATCACGCCGGCAGCAGTGGCACCGTGGATCATTACAGCCTGCTCTGAAACCAGCACAGAATGCTCTTCTTCTTTCTTCTTCACATTCGTCACGCTCGCGTTCATCTTCACAATCGCGATCGCGGAAATTACGACATCTGCAGCATCTGCAGCATCCACAGCCGAATCTGCAGTTATTTCTGCATCCTCCGAAAAAGCAGCACATATATAACACCTCTCTTTTTTTAATTGTACTATATTATATGGGACACATAGACAAGGTGTGAAATCTGCCGTTTTCAAGGTATTCTGGACCAAAAAACACTGACTTAACTCTTTTCCCGCGCATTGTAAATATTACGGAAGATAGAACATTACCCACAACAGGGGTAATTCCCAAACATTCAGCCTCCTTTACCGCTTCTGTCAAAATTCAGCTTTGAAGCTTCGGACTACAATTGAAAGAGGGTTTTTATTTTCTGAGCAACAATGTCAGGTGAAATATGTGTATTATCAATCTTAATATAATTATCAAATGGTATTTCCCCGTCATTACTTACTAAACGGTATTTTCCATCAGCATCTATCAATCTTTGATTAGAAATACCAATATCCCGTTTCGATGCCTTGTTGTGCAATCTGTTTTCGGTCGTATTTCTTTCCAAACGTACTTCTCTTGAAGCGACTAGTTCAACATAGTAAAATTCAGTTTTGAATGGCCTGAATATATCCTTGACATGTTCAATATAATCCCAATCGGACTTCTGGTCAAACGTCCACATATAAGTAAAAATAAGTCCATAATTATTAGATGCTGCAAATTCTTCAAAAACCACATCTCTTAAACGAGAAGTTATTCTTCCATTGTAAGAACCAAAAATCTCAATTACAGGCTCAATTGTCATATGATTATGGAACAAACGTAAGTCTGAGATTTTCATCAATTCCTGTCCAACTGTCATTTTTCCAACAGATGCATTTCCAATAATAAATACAACTTTCATAAGATCACTACCCCCATAATATAAGCAACTTTATAAATAGAATACCATCCTGTTTACCAACTATCAATCCACCAAATTAGCGCTTTGGGGTTAACAAGTGCCAAATGCCGACAGTGAAGCTATTATACCTTGATGCCTTCAAGGATACAAACAACTACATTTTTAATAAAATCAGAGTCTATTTCATCACCCGTTACCAGCATTCGGTAAAATAGCGGGGTGAAAATAAAATCAATGCTCAGTTCTATATCCATCTCTTTTTTTAGTTCTCCTCTGTCCAGTCCACGCTGTAAAATTTCCCGTGCAGCCAGACGACGCGGCGCGAAATACCGTGTCCGATAGGCATTGGCCACATCTTGATCAAATTGTCCCTGTGCAATGAGTTCAGTGATTACACGCCCCTCTGTTTCCAAAAAATCGCTTAAATTGCCAAGCTGGGCGGAGCAGGCCTTATTATTCAGGAAGGTACCTGCGTTGAACGGACCGGCCGGCTTACAGACTCCCAGCTTGGAATTTGGGAAGATGGACACATTGAGGGGCTTAAAAGAATTACCGATGCGGTTCATCAGTATCACACTCCTATTTTTGTACAGCTCCATCACGCGGGGGTCTTTGGTTTCATGGAGGATACTGTTTGTCCAAGCGATATCACCTGTACCGTCAAGGGTAAGGAAAAACAGGCCCGTGCGTTGACCATTGAAGAATTGCACCATATTCAGCACTCTTTTGTTTCTGCGGCAGAGCGTGCAGTAAAGGCCAGATACGACGGGGTGGAAATTCATGCTTGTCATAACTACTTAATTTCTCAGTTTTATAATACTCTCGTCAACAGGCGAACCGATGTCTACGGCAAACAACCCTCCCTGTTTGCACTTGAGGTCATTCGCGAAATTCGTCGTCGGGTACCGGAATCATTTGTGATCGGGGTACGTCTTGGGGCATTTGAGCCTACACTTGCAGACAGCATTGCTCAAGCAGTAGAACTCGAAGAAAACGGTGTTGATTTTCTGGATATTTCCTATGGGTTTGAGCAGAGATCCTATCCTGAAAAGCCTGAAAATTATCCCTTTAGTGACCGCATTTACGCAGCACAGGAAATCAGAAAAAGAGTTTCCATTCCTGTTTTCGCCGTCGGAGGAATCGCATCCGGGGAACAGGCTGAGGAAATTCTGCAAAAAACCGGTGTAGATATGGTCGATATCGGGAGAGGAACTCTGGTAAATCCGAACTGGGCCAACGATGCTAAGTCAGGGCGGGATGTAGGTACCTGCTTATACTGCAAAACCTGTATGTGGCGGGTTCATGCCGATAAATGCCCCGGAAGAAAACTCTTTTTGCATAAAACAACATACTGATAAAATTGCTGTAGTTTTTATCATTTTCCCAAATGTAGGTTGACTTTAAGAACTCTGCTGTTGTTTCTCCAGGTCCATAAATAGGTGCCTGTATGGACGAATTGCAATGATCTTATAATCCGGATCCGATTCTCCGGGAACATCAAGGCAGATGCCGACCCTCTTTTCAAGTCATTTTATATACTCAGTATCCATTGTTCATATCTCCTTATTAATACTAATTTTCCGAATATTCCTAATATTTATGGGAATTATAATTGTGACCCATCTCGTGTATAAGCCTGAGTAACCTGCCTTTTCGTTACTTGGGCTTTTCTCCCCACAAGTTTAATCTCCTATGTAGATCTGCCGAATTTGATAAGTTATCAATCAGATCCGGCGGATTACTTGGAATACTAAAACTTCACCTTTATAACCAATCATCGTTACCGCATACATCACTTTTAGAGTCAAATACTGGCCTCGATATGGTAAATCCTAGTGTCATGAATACTGCCATAGCAACAACATACAGTACAGAAACTTTAACCAATGTTGTTGCTGTTTTTATAATTTTTATAACCATCCTATCTTCCTTTCTTAAGCTACTGAATATCCTCTATTAATATTTACACTTAGCATACCCAGCGAAAGTAAATGTAATCCATTTGTACAGCAGTTATCTTGGTTCTCACTGTCAGGCCGGAAGGTTATATAAAGCTTGTTCACACTTTTTATGTAAAATACATATATTAATACTGAACAGATTATCAAACGTAGGGAAAACTTTTTAGCACTCCAATAAAGGAAAGAACACCTCATTTTTACTTCTTCTCCCTAATTCCTGATATGAAGTTCTGTAGTACTTATCCATCATGATTGTATTGT encodes the following:
- a CDS encoding ABC transporter ATP-binding protein, which produces MKRYWKYIRPYLGAFILAPLLMLTEVFGEIMLPRLTSLIINNGIAERDVEYILKMGGRMVAIAVVMAAGGIGASYFSSKASICFSTDLRKDVFHKVQQFSFKNIDDFSTGSLVTRLTNDIQQIQNVVMMSLRLLFRAPGLLIGGLIMAYLMNRQLMVILLVVIPLLVFGIFLILKAAFPRFEVMQKKIDRLNSGVQEALTNVRVIKSFVREDFEEKKFQATNRDLKEGSLDAMKIVITSMPVMMLAMNVTTLAVVWYGGNLIIAGKMPVGDLTAFTTYIVQILMSLMLLSMVFLQASRAMASLRRVREVLDTEIDLTDEHASELSAQVTSGKVEFRDVSFQYVKGMDEMVLKHINFTAEPGETIGIIGSTGSGKTSLVQMIPRLYDADEGQVLVDGIDVRDYSIRNLREGVGMVLQKNVLFSGTIEENLRWGDENASMEEIILMAESAQADGFVTNFKDGYSTDLGQGGSNVSGGQKQRLCIARALLKKPKILILDDSTSAVDTATEARIRQCFQTTLKDTTKFIIAQRIGSVESSDKIIVLDDGQIVGMGSHEQLLKSCEAYQEIYYSQRDLDKEEGA
- a CDS encoding ABC transporter ATP-binding protein produces the protein MDEQKKINSLKRRYSRSSQPVKSHGPMGGNGGGRQIKGRLPKNAKETIRRLMSYLNEYKFYMGAAFVCVIIGTLATLAGSYMLRPIINQYIAPPGGGLGSVSGLAKGLAAMAAVFLIGVIANYAQSRIMLTVAQNALQKIRDDLFSKIQTLPVRFYDTNNTGDLMSRFSNDVDTIGQMLSSTLVQLFTGVLSIIGTLVLMIYTNIWLTLVTIIMIPVMMRVGGFVASRSQKFFSAQQSSLGAVNGYIEEIISGQKVVKVFCHEDVAEEEFEILNDDLRNNMIHAQFYGSVMMPVMGNLSQLNYILTACIGGLLCVLRGFDVGGLTVFLSFSRQFGRPINEMSMQVTNVFSALAGAERVFAVMDEEPEPADDEDAAELDPMNGYVELNHVTFGYDPGKVILKDLSLYAKPGQKIAFVGSTGAGKTTITNLLNRFYDIQSGEITIDGVDIRHIKRENLRHNIAMVLQDTHLFTGTVMENIRYGRLEATDEEVIQAAKTASAYSFIMRLPAGFDTLLEGDGANLSQGQRQLLNIARAAISKAPVLILDEATSSVDTRTEKHIERGMDRLMANRTTFVIAHRLSTVRNANAIMVLENGEIIERGDHEDLLKQKGRYYQLYTGAVELD
- the rsxC gene encoding electron transport complex subunit RsxC; amino-acid sequence: MGLATFKGGIHPYEGKELSENKPVQVLQPKGEMVFPLSQHIGAPAKPLVAAGDQVLVGQKIGEPGGFISACVISSVSGTVKTIEPRMVANGSMVPSVIIENDGKYQTVEGYGKERDPKTLSKEEIRNLVKEAGVVGLGGAGFPTHVKLTPKDESKIDTIIVNGAECEPYLTSDYRMMLEEPESIIKGLNIILQLFDNAKGVIGIESNKPEAIKLMTELVKDEPRITVCPLQTKYPQGGERTLIYAVTGRKINSTMLPADAGCMVDNVDTVISIYNAVAKGIPLIRRIITVTGDAIANPQNYNVRTGTSYTELIEASGGFKTEPEKVISGGPMMGQALFNFNIPVTKTSSALTCLTKDEVAVNAPSACIRCGRCVKVCPGNIVPQMIMDAAERSDLERFVKLNGMECCECGCCAYICPARRPLTQAFKEMRKEVAASRKKA
- a CDS encoding MarR family winged helix-turn-helix transcriptional regulator; amino-acid sequence: MKPMCPFRDKGLKGDFSPAHGVMVRYMRIMKLHRYILDERLKETGVYRSQHQILMMLADHSNVSQKEIAERLYVSTATIAVSVKKLEKGGYITRVVDQEDNRMNKLCLTEKGKHTVKHSREFFHNVEERMFRDFSADEMAAIGQYLDRVYNNLSHLPLEKDTTERED
- a CDS encoding DEAD/DEAH box helicase family protein, which encodes MKVVFIIGNASVGKMTVGQELMKISDLRLFHNHMTIEPVIEIFGSYNGRITSRLRDVVFEEFAASNNYGLIFTYMWTFDQKSDWDYIEHVKDIFRPFKTEFYYVELVASREVRLERNTTENRLHNKASKRDIGISNQRLIDADGKYRLVSNDGEIPFDNYIKIDNTHISPDIVAQKIKTLFQL
- a CDS encoding oxidoreductase, which gives rise to MQEGTCVERTGRLTDSQLGIWEDGHIEGLKRITDAVHQYHTPIFVQLHHAGVFGFMEDTVCPSDITCTVKGKEKQARALTIEELHHIQHSFVSAAERAVKARYDGVEIHACHNYLISQFYNTLVNRRTDVYGKQPSLFALEVIREIRRRVPESFVIGVRLGAFEPTLADSIAQAVELEENGVDFLDISYGFEQRSYPEKPENYPFSDRIYAAQEIRKRVSIPVFAVGGIASGEQAEEILQKTGVDMVDIGRGTLVNPNWANDAKSGRDVGTCLYCKTCMWRVHADKCPGRKLFLHKTTY
- a CDS encoding TetR-like C-terminal domain-containing protein, translated to MNRIGNSFKPLNVSIFPNSKLGVCKPAGPFNAGTFLNNKACSAQLGNLSDFLETEGRVITELIAQGQFDQDVANAYRTRYFAPRRLAAREILQRGLDRGELKKEMDIELSIDFIFTPLFYRMLVTGDEIDSDFIKNVVVCILEGIKV